A single region of the Nocardioides aurantiacus genome encodes:
- a CDS encoding SpoIID/LytB domain-containing protein, with product MSRTPGVLGAVRTTLALLVATAAVTTGAVSPAAADASYAVPSDGVLKLTGHGYGHGHGMSQYGARGAAQAGLKQGQIMSFYYPGTAAGTVRGNIWVRISADTDGMLSVAPASGLQVRQVGGPSYALPTTVGSLRPSSWRLRTSGDRNVLEFYAGGAWRGHRPGSVPMTGAAAFFRDTGPTTLRIGSVDRPYRGALRYVQRTTVNIVGMDDFVRGVVAREMPASWEPAAVQSQAVAARTYAAFERAANAGRAWQTCDTTSCQVYGGVNAEHPSADAAVRATARQVRTYDGKPAFTQFSSSSGGWTKAGSRPYLVAKADRYDATSSNPNHTWRTTLTRARVQSSYPALGTLRAVRVTRRDGNGDQGGRVLSVVLDGSRSDVTLTGTAFRSRFGLKSDWFRFGG from the coding sequence ATGTCCCGCACCCCCGGCGTTCTCGGCGCCGTCCGCACCACCCTCGCGCTGCTCGTCGCCACCGCGGCGGTGACGACCGGCGCGGTGTCGCCGGCCGCCGCCGACGCGTCGTACGCCGTGCCCTCCGACGGGGTGCTCAAGCTGACCGGCCACGGCTACGGTCACGGCCACGGCATGTCGCAGTACGGCGCCCGCGGTGCCGCGCAGGCGGGGCTCAAGCAGGGCCAGATCATGTCGTTCTACTACCCCGGCACGGCCGCGGGCACGGTCCGCGGCAACATCTGGGTGCGGATCAGCGCCGACACCGACGGCATGCTCTCGGTCGCCCCCGCGTCGGGGCTCCAGGTGCGCCAGGTGGGTGGTCCGTCGTACGCCCTCCCGACGACGGTGGGCTCGCTGCGCCCCTCCTCGTGGCGGCTGCGCACCTCCGGTGACCGCAACGTGCTCGAGTTCTACGCCGGGGGAGCCTGGCGGGGCCACCGGCCGGGCTCGGTGCCGATGACCGGCGCCGCCGCGTTCTTCCGCGACACCGGGCCCACCACGCTGCGGATCGGGTCGGTCGACCGGCCCTACCGCGGCGCGCTGCGCTACGTGCAGCGCACGACCGTGAACATCGTCGGCATGGACGACTTCGTGCGCGGGGTCGTGGCCCGGGAGATGCCGGCGTCGTGGGAGCCGGCCGCCGTGCAGTCGCAGGCCGTCGCCGCGCGCACGTACGCCGCGTTCGAGCGCGCCGCCAACGCCGGTCGCGCCTGGCAGACCTGCGACACCACGTCCTGCCAGGTCTACGGCGGCGTGAACGCCGAGCACCCGTCCGCCGACGCCGCCGTGCGGGCCACCGCCCGGCAGGTCCGGACCTACGACGGCAAGCCGGCCTTCACCCAGTTCTCCTCCAGCAGCGGCGGCTGGACCAAGGCGGGCAGCCGGCCCTACCTCGTGGCCAAGGCCGACCGCTACGACGCGACCTCGAGCAACCCGAACCACACCTGGCGCACCACGCTGACCCGTGCCCGCGTGCAGTCGAGCTATCCGGCGCTCGGCACGCTGCGGGCGGTGCGCGTGACCAGGCGCGACGGCAACGGCGACCAGGGCGGGCGGGTGCTGTCGGTCGTGCTCGACGGCTCCAGGAGCGACGTCACGCTGACCGGCACGGCCTTCCGCAGCCGGTTCGGGCTGAAGTCGGACTGGTTCCGCTTCGGCGGCTGA
- a CDS encoding TetR/AcrR family transcriptional regulator, whose protein sequence is MSMQTADPAEFLPRRRPSQERSRRRFDDILRAARALLVEVGFEAFTSEQVALRAGVPIGSLYQFFGNKYAIICELDRLDTANVEKALEDFGSEIPTLDWAQLLEKLLDHLATLWRTDPSRRAVWLAMQATPPTRAIAAGHERQLASQVTRILAPLTPGSATGHRQTLAEVIVHVTYSMLNFSIRDGQSHPDAVVQLKSMLTHYLLAAEAEAARRRM, encoded by the coding sequence ATGAGCATGCAGACGGCTGACCCCGCGGAGTTCCTGCCGCGCCGCCGGCCCTCGCAGGAGCGCAGTCGTCGACGCTTCGACGACATCCTCCGCGCCGCCCGTGCGCTGCTGGTCGAGGTCGGCTTCGAGGCCTTCACCTCCGAGCAGGTGGCGCTGCGGGCGGGGGTGCCGATCGGGTCGCTCTACCAGTTCTTCGGCAACAAGTACGCCATCATCTGCGAGCTCGACCGGCTCGACACCGCCAACGTCGAGAAGGCGCTGGAGGACTTCGGCTCGGAGATCCCCACCCTCGACTGGGCGCAGCTGCTCGAGAAGCTGCTCGACCACCTCGCCACGCTGTGGCGCACCGACCCCTCACGCCGCGCCGTGTGGCTGGCGATGCAGGCCACCCCGCCGACCCGCGCCATCGCCGCCGGTCACGAGCGGCAGCTCGCCTCGCAGGTCACCCGCATCCTGGCGCCGCTGACGCCCGGCTCCGCGACCGGTCATCGCCAGACGCTCGCCGAGGTGATCGTGCACGTGACCTACTCGATGCTGAACTTCTCGATCCGGGACGGCCAGTCCCACCCCGACGCGGTGGTGCAGCTGAAGTCGATGCTGACCCACTACCTGCTCGCCGCCGAGGCCGAGGCGGCGCGCCGACGGATGTGA